One Methanophagales archaeon DNA segment encodes these proteins:
- a CDS encoding 30S ribosomal protein S3 — translation MIEKLFVREGIKKVRLNEFFEKELERAGYGGMEIKRTPMGTQITVKVEKPGMIIGKDGRRIKRLTEEVAMRHELDNPQLDVQPIEIPDLCATLMANRLAKLIERGWHFRRAGRSMLQRIMEKGTFGCEIVMSGKLKGPRGRTEKMVEGYIKHCGEVAEEMVDRGYAIAKVKSGVIGVQVWIVRPDAERPDAFRIIKKEEPEVKEEEVNKEEEGDGDRKE, via the coding sequence GTGATAGAGAAACTGTTTGTGAGGGAGGGAATAAAGAAGGTAAGACTGAACGAGTTTTTTGAGAAGGAATTAGAGAGAGCAGGCTATGGGGGAATGGAGATAAAGAGGACACCGATGGGCACGCAGATAACGGTGAAAGTCGAGAAACCCGGTATGATAATAGGTAAAGATGGTAGGAGGATAAAGAGATTGACAGAAGAGGTTGCCATGAGGCATGAATTGGACAATCCCCAACTTGATGTGCAACCAATAGAGATACCTGACCTGTGTGCAACTTTGATGGCAAACCGATTGGCGAAGTTGATAGAGCGAGGTTGGCATTTCAGAAGGGCTGGCAGGTCTATGTTGCAGCGGATAATGGAGAAGGGTACTTTTGGCTGTGAGATAGTGATGTCAGGCAAGTTGAAGGGGCCCCGAGGACGAACGGAGAAGATGGTGGAAGGATATATAAAACACTGTGGCGAGGTAGCGGAGGAGATGGTAGATCGTGGTTATGCAATAGCCAAAGTGAAATCAGGTGTTATAGGTGTGCAAGTCTGGATAGTAAGACCAGATGCTGAGCGACCGGATGCCTTTCGTATAATAAAGAAGGAAGAGCCGGAAGTTAAGGAAGAGGAGGTAAATAAAGAAGAGGAGGGAGACGGAGATAGGAAGGAATGA
- a CDS encoding 30S ribosomal protein S19 — MAKKRAKSTLKRKEEEFKYRGYTVAKLRKMKLEELAALLPARQRRKLKRKLREEEEKLLEKIEQREEVKTHLRDAIVLPSMVGKKIGIHNGKGFDYVEIKPEMIGHYLGEFAMTRKKVVHGAAGVGATRSSKYVPLK, encoded by the coding sequence ATGGCGAAGAAGAGGGCAAAAAGTACACTGAAGAGGAAGGAAGAGGAGTTTAAATATCGGGGCTATACAGTGGCGAAGCTGAGGAAGATGAAGCTGGAGGAGTTAGCGGCGTTATTACCAGCGAGGCAGCGCAGGAAATTGAAGAGGAAGTTGAGAGAAGAAGAGGAGAAACTGCTGGAGAAGATAGAGCAGCGAGAAGAGGTTAAAACGCACCTGAGGGATGCAATCGTGTTGCCGAGCATGGTAGGGAAGAAGATAGGGATACACAATGGTAAAGGCTTTGATTACGTGGAGATAAAGCCTGAGATGATAGGGCATTACCTGGGCGAGTTTGCAATGACGCGAAAGAAGGTGGTACATGGAGCTGCAGGTGTGGGAGCAACGAGGTCTTCAAAGTACGTACCACTGAAGTAG
- a CDS encoding ribonuclease P protein subunit: protein MKIKDLPQEELIGLIMEVEESSNRDMEGLFGRIVDETRNTFVIETEQQEEKRIPKAGNMFIFVLEDGTRARIRGDKLLARPEDRIKRGMQR, encoded by the coding sequence TTGAAGATTAAAGATTTGCCCCAGGAGGAATTGATTGGGTTGATAATGGAAGTAGAAGAGAGCAGTAACAGGGATATGGAAGGACTGTTTGGTAGGATTGTGGATGAGACGAGGAACACCTTTGTAATAGAGACAGAGCAGCAGGAGGAGAAGCGAATCCCGAAGGCTGGGAATATGTTCATATTTGTCCTTGAAGATGGTACACGAGCGAGGATAAGAGGAGATAAGCTTCTGGCGAGACCTGAGGACAGGATAAAGAGAGGTATGCAAAGATGA
- a CDS encoding 50S ribosomal protein L22, which translates to MGRVRYCVDSEVIGSDSDITAKAMAYELHISPKHAYEICRVLKGMRVEDAERYLEAVLEGRVPVPFKRHKKKVAHRRGLINWYAGRYPVKASEAILKLIKEARANAEYKGLDPDVMRIWHIGTKKGRVIEGMMPRAFGRATPKNTETVTVEVILKEEGELR; encoded by the coding sequence ATGGGCAGGGTAAGATATTGTGTGGATTCTGAAGTTATAGGTTCTGATTCTGATATAACGGCAAAGGCAATGGCTTATGAGCTTCATATCTCACCAAAGCATGCGTATGAGATATGCAGGGTGTTGAAGGGTATGAGAGTTGAAGATGCGGAGCGGTATCTGGAGGCTGTACTGGAAGGGCGAGTGCCTGTCCCATTCAAGCGACATAAGAAGAAGGTGGCACATCGTAGAGGGCTGATCAATTGGTATGCAGGCAGGTATCCAGTGAAGGCGAGTGAAGCAATATTGAAATTGATAAAAGAGGCGAGAGCAAATGCGGAATATAAAGGGCTCGATCCTGATGTGATGCGGATATGGCATATAGGAACGAAGAAAGGCAGAGTTATAGAGGGCATGATGCCAAGGGCATTTGGTCGTGCAACGCCGAAGAATACCGAAACTGTCACGGTTGAAGTGATATTAAAGGAAGAGGGGGAGCTGAGGTAG
- a CDS encoding 30S ribosomal protein S17, translated as MKRDIGIDVKEPDRECEDINCPFHGRLPVRGQIIEGVVVSDKAAKTVVVERTYMKKIRKYERYETRRSKIHAHNPPCIAAKVGDVVKIMECRPLSKTKSFVVVEKLSLSQQGEA; from the coding sequence ATGAAGCGGGATATAGGAATAGATGTTAAGGAGCCAGATCGTGAATGTGAGGATATTAACTGCCCTTTCCATGGTAGGTTACCGGTTCGCGGGCAGATAATAGAGGGAGTAGTGGTGAGTGATAAGGCGGCGAAGACAGTTGTGGTAGAGCGGACGTATATGAAGAAGATAAGGAAATACGAGCGGTATGAAACGAGAAGGTCAAAGATTCATGCACATAATCCGCCATGTATAGCTGCGAAGGTAGGCGATGTGGTGAAGATTATGGAATGTCGCCCACTAAGCAAGACGAAGAGTTTTGTTGTGGTGGAGAAGCTATCGCTATCACAACAAGGAGAAGCATGA
- the yciH gene encoding stress response translation initiation inhibitor YciH → MKEDKMSTQICDKCGLPIDLCICKEIAKEQQVVKVTTVKRRFGKITTVIKGIDKKEVDLRGLSKELKSRCACGGTVKEGCVELQGDHKAEVKKVLREMGYRLEDES, encoded by the coding sequence ATGAAAGAGGATAAAATGAGTACACAGATCTGTGATAAATGTGGTTTACCGATAGATTTATGCATCTGCAAAGAGATAGCGAAAGAACAACAGGTGGTTAAGGTCACGACGGTGAAGAGAAGATTCGGGAAGATAACAACAGTGATAAAGGGTATAGACAAGAAGGAAGTGGACCTGAGAGGGCTATCAAAGGAGTTGAAGTCACGATGCGCATGCGGTGGTACGGTAAAAGAGGGTTGTGTGGAGTTACAGGGTGACCATAAAGCAGAGGTGAAGAAGGTACTGCGTGAGATGGGCTATCGGTTAGAGGATGAGAGTTGA
- the rpmC gene encoding 50S ribosomal protein L29: protein MSIFRIEDIRKMSEKERREELESLISDLLRERGTVATGGASENPGRIKEIRRTIARIKTVESEIKKGIR, encoded by the coding sequence ATGAGTATATTTAGAATTGAAGATATAAGGAAGATGAGTGAAAAGGAGAGGAGAGAAGAGTTGGAGAGCTTGATCTCTGATTTATTGCGTGAGCGAGGGACGGTAGCCACTGGAGGTGCATCTGAGAATCCTGGTAGAATAAAGGAGATAAGGAGGACAATAGCGAGGATAAAAACAGTAGAGAGTGAAATAAAGAAAGGTATAAGATGA